From a region of the Williamsia phyllosphaerae genome:
- a CDS encoding DNA repair helicase XPB has protein sequence MTEGPLIVQSDKTLLLEVDHPRAAEARAAIAPFAELERAPEHVHTYRVTPLALWNARAAGHDAEQVVDALVSFSRYAVPQPLLMDIVDTMGRFGRLQLVKSPVHGLILVSYDRAVLEEVMRHKKIAPMLGARIDDDTIIVHASERGHIKQILLKIGWPAEDLAGYVDGEAHPIELAETDWELRDYQQMAADSFWAGGSGVVVLPCGAGKTMVGAAAMAKAGATTLILVTNTVAGRQWKRELVARTSLTEEEIGEYSGERKEIRPVTIATYQVMTRRSKGEYRNLELFDSRDWGLIIYDEVHLLPAPVFRMTADLQSRRRLGLTATLVREDGREGDVFSLIGPKRYDAPWKDIEAQGWIAPADCIEVRVTLTDEERLQYAVAEPEEKYKLCSTAHTKVNVVRSILARHEGSPTLVIGAYIDQLEELGEALGAPVIQGSTKNKDREILFEQFRRGEVSTLVVSKVANFSIDLPEASVAVQVSGTFGSRQEEAQRLGRLLRPKKDGGQAHFYSVVSRDTLDADYAAHRQRFLAEQGYAYRITDADDLLGPAIG, from the coding sequence GTGACCGAAGGCCCACTGATCGTCCAGTCCGACAAGACCCTGCTCCTCGAGGTCGACCACCCGCGAGCCGCCGAGGCGCGTGCCGCCATCGCGCCGTTCGCCGAACTCGAGCGCGCCCCCGAACACGTGCACACCTACCGGGTGACGCCGCTCGCACTGTGGAATGCCCGTGCCGCGGGCCACGACGCCGAGCAGGTCGTCGACGCTCTGGTCAGCTTCTCCCGCTACGCCGTGCCGCAGCCCCTGCTGATGGACATCGTCGACACGATGGGACGCTTCGGCCGACTGCAGCTGGTCAAGAGCCCGGTACACGGACTGATCCTGGTCAGCTACGACCGCGCGGTGCTCGAGGAGGTGATGCGCCACAAGAAGATCGCGCCGATGCTGGGCGCGCGTATCGACGACGACACGATCATCGTCCACGCCTCCGAGCGTGGACACATCAAGCAGATCCTGCTCAAGATCGGCTGGCCCGCCGAGGACCTCGCGGGCTACGTCGACGGCGAGGCCCACCCGATCGAGTTGGCCGAGACCGACTGGGAGCTGCGCGATTACCAGCAGATGGCGGCCGACTCGTTCTGGGCCGGCGGTTCGGGCGTCGTCGTACTCCCCTGTGGTGCGGGCAAGACGATGGTCGGCGCCGCGGCGATGGCCAAAGCCGGTGCCACCACCCTGATCCTGGTGACCAACACCGTCGCCGGTCGGCAGTGGAAGCGCGAGTTGGTCGCGCGGACCTCGCTGACCGAGGAGGAGATCGGTGAGTACTCCGGTGAGCGCAAGGAGATTCGTCCGGTCACCATCGCCACCTATCAGGTGATGACGCGTCGCTCCAAGGGTGAGTACCGCAACCTCGAGCTGTTCGACTCCCGCGACTGGGGTCTGATCATCTACGACGAGGTCCACCTGCTGCCCGCACCCGTCTTCCGGATGACCGCCGACCTCCAGTCCCGTCGCCGCCTCGGCCTCACCGCGACGCTCGTGCGCGAGGACGGGCGCGAGGGTGACGTGTTCAGCCTCATCGGACCGAAGCGCTATGACGCGCCGTGGAAGGACATCGAGGCGCAGGGCTGGATCGCCCCGGCCGACTGCATCGAGGTCCGGGTCACCCTGACCGACGAGGAACGTCTGCAGTACGCCGTCGCCGAGCCGGAGGAGAAGTACAAGCTCTGCTCCACCGCCCACACCAAGGTCAACGTGGTGAGGTCCATCCTGGCTCGCCACGAGGGGTCGCCGACGCTGGTGATCGGCGCCTACATCGATCAGCTCGAGGAACTCGGGGAGGCGTTGGGCGCGCCGGTGATCCAGGGGTCGACGAAGAACAAGGACCGCGAGATCCTTTTCGAGCAGTTCCGCCGCGGCGAGGTCTCGACCCTCGTGGTGTCGAAGGTGGCGAACTTCTCGATCGACCTACCCGAGGCGTCTGTCGCGGTGCAGGTCTCGGGAACCTTCGGTTCCCGTCAGGAGGAGGCCCAGCGACTGGGCCGACTGCTGCGTCCGAAGAAGGACGGCGGACAAGCCCACTTCTACTCGGTGGTCTCCCGCGACACCCTCGACGCCGACTACGCCGCGCACCGTCAGCGTTTCCTCGCCGAGCAGGGCTACGCCTACCGGATCACCGACGCCGACGATCTGCTAGGGCCGGCGATCGGCTGA
- a CDS encoding LppU/SCO3897 family protein, which yields MVGPENRPDQNGPQYPPPGYGPPPPGYGPPPPGYGPPPGGHAPPPGYGPPPPGFGPPPAGYPAPGLGGFGPNPYPAFGGPPPPPPRKSSKRIVWIIVGVVIAIALILAGARAVLADDVVSTDKDVSVGDCITVSGENAALTPKQASCSDSSFTFKVVQKFSVTSLPCAGENFAQITSPDFGKLCLAPNFRVGKCYSFPAQDDAALSGVKESDCSAPSGSTEVIVKVLDQQSTTSPNFCPTGRVLAFPVPEPVSYCLAPASS from the coding sequence ATGGTGGGGCCCGAGAACCGTCCAGATCAGAACGGGCCGCAGTACCCGCCGCCGGGATACGGTCCACCACCTCCCGGATACGGCCCACCGCCGCCTGGCTACGGCCCGCCGCCCGGGGGTCACGCCCCACCACCCGGTTACGGTCCGCCGCCACCCGGCTTCGGTCCGCCACCGGCCGGGTACCCGGCGCCCGGCCTCGGTGGCTTCGGTCCGAACCCCTATCCGGCGTTCGGTGGCCCGCCACCACCCCCGCCGCGGAAGTCGAGCAAGCGGATCGTCTGGATCATCGTCGGTGTGGTCATCGCGATCGCACTGATCCTGGCCGGGGCCCGAGCAGTGCTCGCCGACGATGTCGTCTCGACCGACAAGGACGTGTCGGTGGGCGACTGCATCACCGTCTCGGGCGAGAACGCCGCCCTCACCCCCAAGCAGGCGAGCTGCAGTGACTCGTCGTTCACCTTCAAGGTGGTCCAGAAGTTCTCGGTGACATCACTGCCGTGCGCGGGGGAGAACTTCGCGCAGATCACGTCCCCCGACTTCGGGAAGCTGTGTCTCGCACCGAATTTCCGGGTGGGGAAGTGCTACAGCTTTCCCGCTCAGGACGATGCGGCCCTGTCCGGGGTCAAGGAGTCGGACTGCTCCGCCCCGTCCGGATCGACGGAGGTGATCGTGAAGGTCCTCGACCAGCAGTCTACGACGTCACCCAACTTCTGCCCGACGGGACGGGTCCTCGCCTTCCCGGTGCCGGAACCGGTGTCGTATTGCCTGGCCCCCGCGTCGTCCTGA
- a CDS encoding LppU/SCO3897 family protein, whose product MTSPDDPAQQDGPQYPPPGGQPPQYPPPGGQPPSYPPPGGQPPSYPPVSGQQFPPQGGQPPFYPPPGGQQFPPPGGPGGMPAYATGVPGAYGAPPKRSRKKLLFIALGVIIVLIIAIIVVAVIATRDNINDIDDASVGDCISVTEERGDAQPKSTPCDSSAFTFIVAQKLENTTDSCQDRKYSSLTQKDKGKLCLVPNLTVGKCYQFPSSTGSFSDFKIVDCSSPDPSSGAEVVRVTDRTDSTDVSSCSGQSLAFDLPKPLSYCAEVLPTQ is encoded by the coding sequence ATGACATCCCCCGACGATCCCGCACAGCAGGATGGCCCCCAATATCCGCCGCCGGGTGGACAACCACCGCAGTACCCGCCGCCGGGTGGCCAGCCTCCGTCGTATCCGCCACCGGGTGGACAACCTCCGTCCTACCCGCCTGTGAGCGGGCAACAGTTCCCGCCGCAGGGTGGCCAACCCCCGTTCTACCCGCCGCCGGGTGGACAACAGTTCCCGCCGCCGGGCGGACCCGGCGGCATGCCTGCCTACGCCACCGGGGTTCCGGGAGCCTACGGTGCGCCGCCGAAACGCTCCCGCAAGAAGCTGCTGTTCATCGCGCTCGGGGTGATCATCGTCCTGATTATCGCGATAATCGTCGTCGCGGTGATCGCCACCAGGGACAACATCAACGACATCGACGACGCGTCCGTCGGGGACTGCATCTCGGTCACCGAGGAAAGGGGGGATGCGCAACCGAAGTCGACGCCGTGCGACTCGAGTGCCTTCACCTTCATCGTCGCCCAGAAACTCGAGAACACCACCGATTCGTGCCAGGACCGGAAGTACTCGTCGTTGACACAAAAAGACAAGGGAAAGCTCTGCCTCGTACCGAATCTCACGGTCGGCAAGTGCTACCAGTTCCCGTCGTCAACCGGCTCGTTCTCCGACTTCAAGATCGTCGACTGTTCGTCGCCCGATCCGTCATCCGGTGCCGAGGTGGTGCGGGTGACCGACCGCACCGACTCGACCGATGTGTCATCGTGCTCCGGGCAGTCATTGGCGTTCGACCTGCCGAAGCCGCTGAGCTACTGCGCCGAGGTGTTGCCCACGCAGTGA
- a CDS encoding LppU/SCO3897 family protein: protein MTSPPNPYPYGPPPGAPLPPRRSHPFRAPLVALAVIVALAVAIAVVFALTARTLVTDATDVSAGDCVRVTTTGEGTVKARTADCDSDDFTFYVASRSSQSGVRCATNDYSRISFEGGGILCLAPNWRAGHCYEVPRATDPDATYRERSCATPPSGSGHPILEITKRLDGTSDPDCAESEASVSFALPRPVGYCYAPASDIPA, encoded by the coding sequence ATGACCTCACCGCCGAATCCGTACCCGTACGGCCCGCCTCCGGGCGCGCCGTTGCCCCCGAGGCGGAGCCACCCGTTCCGGGCTCCGCTCGTCGCGCTGGCCGTCATCGTCGCGCTCGCCGTGGCCATCGCCGTCGTCTTCGCCCTCACCGCGCGCACCCTGGTGACCGACGCCACCGATGTGTCGGCCGGAGACTGCGTCCGCGTCACCACCACGGGCGAGGGGACGGTGAAAGCGCGGACGGCCGACTGCGATTCCGACGATTTCACGTTCTATGTCGCGTCCAGGTCGTCGCAGTCCGGAGTCCGTTGCGCGACCAACGACTACTCGCGCATCTCGTTCGAGGGCGGCGGCATCCTCTGTCTGGCGCCGAACTGGCGCGCGGGCCACTGCTACGAGGTGCCCCGGGCGACGGATCCGGACGCCACGTACCGCGAACGGAGCTGTGCGACGCCGCCTTCGGGCAGTGGCCACCCGATCCTCGAGATCACCAAACGGCTCGACGGAACGTCGGACCCGGACTGCGCCGAGTCCGAGGCCTCGGTGTCGTTCGCGCTGCCCCGGCCCGTCGGCTACTGCTACGCGCCCGCCTCCGACATCCCCGCCTGA
- a CDS encoding pyridoxal phosphate-dependent aminotransferase — MRTVTRLAPFATTIFAEMSQLAATHDAINLGQGFPDTDGPQAMLDAARGAIAEGHNQYPPGPGIPALRQAVADHQLRCYGLEYDPASEILITVGATEAIAGSLVGLVEAGDEVVMIEPYYDAYAAATAMAGGVRRTVPLVADGDGFVLDRDALANAITDATRVLIVNSPHNPTGTVLGDDDLGAIARACIDHDVIVISDEVYEHLVFDGRAHTTIAALPGMRERTLRISSAAKTFNVTGWKVGWVSGPADLVAAARTAKQFMSYVGSGPFQPAIAVALNTEMDWVRESCASLSAKRDLISGALRDAGFGVHRTEGTFFVCADPRPLGYTDGEQFCRDLPARVGVAAVPVSAFVDHPEPWAHLVRFAFAKRDEVLLEGVERLRRLQP, encoded by the coding sequence ATGCGCACCGTCACGCGACTGGCTCCGTTCGCCACCACGATCTTCGCCGAGATGTCCCAGCTGGCCGCCACCCACGACGCCATCAACCTCGGTCAGGGGTTCCCCGACACCGACGGACCGCAGGCGATGCTCGACGCGGCACGGGGCGCCATCGCCGAGGGCCACAACCAGTACCCGCCCGGTCCCGGCATCCCCGCGCTGAGGCAGGCCGTGGCCGACCACCAACTGCGCTGCTACGGACTCGAATACGATCCGGCCTCCGAGATCCTCATCACCGTGGGCGCGACCGAGGCGATCGCCGGATCGCTCGTCGGGTTGGTCGAGGCCGGTGACGAGGTGGTGATGATCGAGCCGTACTACGACGCCTACGCCGCCGCGACCGCGATGGCCGGCGGCGTCCGACGCACGGTTCCGCTCGTCGCCGACGGCGACGGGTTCGTCCTCGACCGCGACGCGCTGGCGAACGCGATCACCGACGCCACGCGTGTGCTCATCGTCAACAGCCCGCACAACCCGACCGGCACGGTGCTCGGCGACGACGACCTGGGTGCCATCGCCCGGGCCTGCATCGATCACGACGTCATCGTCATCAGCGACGAGGTCTACGAGCACCTCGTCTTCGACGGCCGCGCCCACACGACGATCGCCGCACTCCCCGGGATGCGCGAGCGCACGCTGCGGATCTCCAGTGCCGCGAAGACGTTCAACGTGACCGGCTGGAAAGTCGGGTGGGTCAGCGGGCCCGCCGATCTCGTCGCGGCCGCCCGCACGGCCAAGCAGTTCATGTCCTACGTCGGCAGCGGACCGTTCCAACCGGCCATCGCCGTCGCCCTGAACACCGAGATGGACTGGGTGCGCGAGTCCTGTGCCTCGCTGTCGGCCAAGCGCGACCTGATCTCCGGCGCCCTGCGCGACGCGGGCTTCGGAGTGCACCGCACGGAGGGCACGTTCTTCGTCTGCGCCGATCCCCGACCGCTCGGATACACCGACGGGGAGCAGTTCTGCCGTGACCTGCCCGCACGGGTCGGCGTGGCCGCGGTCCCGGTCAGCGCCTTCGTCGACCACCCCGAACCGTGGGCACACCTGGTCCGGTTCGCCTTCGCCAAACGCGACGAGGTCCTGCTCGAGGGCGTCGAGCGACTGCGACGCCTCCAGCCCTGA
- a CDS encoding alpha-ketoglutarate-dependent dioxygenase AlkB, which produces MNAVGLQGSLFDEGVEAPDLGELGPRVRRRVLTDGAWVDIRPGWIAGTDPLFSHLRDEVPWRSERRQMYDRVVDVPRLVRNYQADAAFPHPILTEARDALSAHYRPELPEGFATAGLCFYRDGSDSVAWHGDNIGRGSTEDTMVAIVSLGAPRALMLRPRGGGASLKFVLAQGDLLVMGGSCQRTWEHAVPKAAGVGPRMSVQFRPHGVW; this is translated from the coding sequence ATGAACGCGGTCGGCCTGCAGGGATCTCTGTTCGACGAGGGTGTCGAGGCACCTGACCTCGGCGAGCTGGGTCCGCGTGTCCGACGCCGCGTGCTGACCGACGGCGCCTGGGTCGACATCCGACCCGGTTGGATCGCCGGGACCGATCCACTGTTCTCCCACCTGCGCGACGAGGTGCCCTGGCGCTCGGAACGCCGTCAGATGTACGACCGGGTGGTCGACGTCCCCCGCCTGGTCCGCAACTATCAGGCCGACGCGGCGTTCCCCCACCCGATCCTGACCGAGGCGCGCGACGCCCTCAGCGCCCACTACCGACCCGAGCTGCCCGAGGGCTTCGCGACCGCCGGTCTCTGCTTCTATCGGGACGGTTCCGACAGCGTCGCGTGGCACGGTGACAACATCGGTCGCGGCAGCACCGAGGACACCATGGTGGCCATCGTCTCGCTCGGCGCTCCACGCGCGCTGATGCTGCGTCCGCGCGGCGGCGGCGCGTCACTCAAATTCGTTCTCGCGCAGGGCGATCTGCTCGTCATGGGTGGGAGTTGCCAGCGAACATGGGAACACGCGGTACCAAAAGCCGCAGGCGTCGGACCGCGCATGAGTGTGCAATTCCGACCCCACGGGGTCTGGTGA
- a CDS encoding oxidoreductase yields MTNWSSRDIPDQQGRTVVITGANSGLGEQAAKALGAAGATVILACRTVEKAKPVAAAIGSNASVAELDLADLASVRRFADGIDTVDVLINNAGVMAVPKKRTADGFEMQFGTNHLGHFALTGLLLPKITDRVVTVSSFAHVLGKIDLDDLNYDHRRYERWSAYGQSKLANLLFGFELARKLGRSGSAVSSMVAHPGYARTELQSHTQSIYDRIMKVTNLIGQSAADGALPELYAAASPDAASGAFYGPSGLGGLRGAPTLTKAMPKARDEGVAQALWLASEKLTGVSYDI; encoded by the coding sequence GTGACGAATTGGTCGAGTAGGGACATCCCGGATCAGCAGGGCCGCACCGTGGTCATCACCGGCGCCAACAGTGGGCTCGGTGAGCAGGCGGCGAAGGCTCTCGGGGCCGCGGGCGCGACGGTGATCCTGGCGTGCCGCACCGTCGAGAAGGCAAAACCGGTGGCGGCGGCCATCGGGTCGAATGCATCGGTGGCCGAGCTGGACCTGGCCGACCTCGCGTCGGTCCGCCGATTCGCCGACGGCATCGACACCGTCGACGTTCTCATCAACAACGCCGGTGTGATGGCGGTGCCGAAGAAGCGGACCGCCGACGGATTCGAGATGCAGTTCGGGACGAACCACCTGGGGCATTTCGCGCTCACCGGTCTGCTGCTGCCGAAGATCACCGACCGCGTGGTCACCGTGTCGTCGTTCGCCCACGTGCTCGGCAAGATCGATCTCGACGACCTCAACTACGACCACCGCCGCTACGAGCGCTGGTCGGCCTACGGCCAGTCCAAGCTCGCGAACCTGCTGTTCGGCTTCGAACTCGCCCGCAAGCTGGGTCGGTCCGGATCAGCCGTGTCGTCGATGGTCGCCCACCCCGGATATGCGCGCACGGAACTGCAGTCGCACACGCAGTCGATCTACGACCGGATCATGAAGGTCACCAACCTCATCGGACAGTCGGCGGCTGACGGCGCGCTGCCGGAGTTGTATGCGGCCGCCTCGCCGGACGCGGCATCGGGTGCGTTCTACGGTCCTAGCGGGCTGGGCGGTCTTCGCGGAGCACCGACTCTGACGAAGGCGATGCCCAAGGCCCGCGACGAGGGTGTCGCACAGGCGCTCTGGCTCGCGTCGGAGAAACTGACCGGCGTCTCCTACGACATCTGA
- a CDS encoding threo-3-hydroxy-L-aspartate ammonia-lyase, translated as MPASPTFDDVAAAADTLDGVAHRTPVHTSRIVDEQAGMSLFFKCENFQRMGAFKFRGAYNAVSRLTAEQRRAGVVTFSSGNHAQALSLAARLHDTTATIVMPHDAPRPKVEATLGYGATVVRYDRYTEDREAIATDIAQSQGRSVIPPYDHPHVLAGQGTAAAELFTDVPGLDALLVPLGGGGLLSGSLLAGVGLSPDTQVFGVEPAAGDDGAQSLRAGEIVHIDPPRTIADGAQTTHLGRHTFPIIAELVTDILTATDEQLIAAMHLVATRMKLVIEPTAALGLAAAMANRDRFAGQRVGLLVSGGNVDLTRFVSPTP; from the coding sequence ATGCCCGCCAGCCCGACGTTCGACGATGTCGCCGCGGCCGCCGACACCCTCGACGGTGTCGCGCACCGCACCCCGGTCCACACGTCGCGGATCGTCGACGAGCAGGCCGGCATGTCGCTGTTCTTCAAGTGCGAGAACTTCCAACGCATGGGCGCGTTCAAGTTTCGCGGCGCATACAACGCGGTGAGCAGGCTGACCGCAGAGCAACGCCGGGCCGGGGTGGTGACCTTTTCCTCCGGCAATCACGCCCAGGCACTGTCGCTGGCGGCTCGCCTGCACGACACCACCGCGACCATCGTCATGCCGCACGACGCGCCGCGGCCGAAGGTCGAGGCGACACTCGGATACGGCGCGACGGTGGTGCGCTACGACCGTTACACCGAGGACCGCGAGGCCATCGCCACCGACATCGCGCAGTCGCAGGGCCGGTCGGTTATCCCGCCCTACGACCATCCCCACGTACTGGCCGGGCAGGGCACCGCGGCGGCCGAGTTGTTCACCGACGTACCCGGTCTCGACGCACTCCTGGTCCCACTCGGCGGCGGCGGGCTGCTCAGCGGGTCACTGCTCGCCGGTGTGGGCCTGTCCCCCGACACCCAGGTGTTCGGGGTGGAGCCGGCGGCCGGCGACGACGGGGCGCAGTCGCTGCGGGCCGGCGAGATCGTCCACATCGATCCTCCGCGGACAATCGCCGATGGCGCCCAGACCACCCACCTCGGTCGGCATACCTTTCCAATCATCGCCGAGCTCGTCACCGACATCCTCACCGCCACCGACGAACAGCTGATCGCGGCGATGCACCTGGTGGCCACGCGGATGAAACTGGTGATCGAGCCGACGGCGGCGCTCGGGCTCGCCGCGGCCATGGCGAACCGGGACCGCTTCGCCGGTCAGCGGGTGGGGCTGCTCGTCTCGGGCGGCAACGTCGACCTCACTCGGTTCGTCTCCCCCACACCTTGA